GGCAGGTTTCTCTGGCTCGGAGTCCTCCTCTCAGACACGACGAAGGGAAATATGCGGGCCTGCTGCTGACGTCGTACGACCGCACTTTGGTTATAAAAGAAATTTCCAGTGAGGAGGTTGCAGAAATGCATAATGCGCTCTCTGCATATCACCAGGTAGGACTGACACAAGTTTATATGTCCTTTAAAGGTCAGAGAGTAGGTTCAATTTTAAAATTGGAGACtccagctttcaggccccttttctgtggaaccagctcccagtttggatacTGGAGAGAGGCACTCTCTCTGCTTTTACAATAAGGCTCAAAACTATACTTTCTGATAAAggttatagttagggctggatcaggtgacccagaatcctcccttagttacccTGCATTTAGGGCTAAGCTGCTGGGCTCTTCCCATagtgcactgagtgtttcttcttcacctcttttcactgtctgtggttgttcaccactttgcatttaatcattagttattattaatccctggctctcttacacagtgtgtcttttgttgtGTCTCCCTCTCCTCACCTCTAACCGGTTGCAGCTGATGGCTGCCTCTCCTGGTTCTGCTGCaagttttttcctgttaaaagggagtttttccttcccactgtcaccataTGCTTGCTCACgtggggtcatctgattgttgcggttttctctcttttactcttttacctTTTAGTATGAAGTGCCTTGATGTGACTGTTGCTGCGATTTGGagctaaataaaatgaattgaattgaactgaactaagAACATAGTATTTCTAGTGTGTGCATGGTTGCAATCCTTTTGTACATGCACACATCTACCagtcttttctctttccttgtGTCGTTTTtatacaagaaaaaaatgtgccCTTTTTACATTAACCATGGTTGCCATGGTAAAGGTTTTACAGCATCAAAGCTGAGACACGAGTGTTAGAATTTCATGGCTccagttttacatttaaattgaaGCATATTAAATAATTCACATTGAAGAATGATTCTGTCAGAGCTTTTTCTGGTTAtacagatacaaaaaaaaataacacaccaAACAGAGAAAGCTAAGTCACATGACATATTAACAAGTAGCAtgatgtttgtttgcttgtacTGTATTTCTTTTCTGTAGTGCCACAAAAGGCCTTCACacagctttttgttgttgttgttgttgttgttgaaagaGCACTGATGTTACCAATGACATTTAAAAGGGCTTGCAGTAAGCCATGATACTGTTGCATGAGCCTGTCAGTGTCACgggtctgggtccgttggacccagtatgtggagtttcatgtttttgttattccatgtttgaggttattatgttttggttttagtttgcatcagggattgttttcttgttctcttgttgtgtttatgatgatgattatgatgtttattatttgagtttcatgtttaaggatttgttctcggttgtatctcacgtttagtttagttcaggttccatgtgtcattctgtctgtctctcagtgtcaggtCTGCGTCTTGGTGTGgtgttctcatttcctgttttattgtgaaggtctgggtctcatgtgagtgtgttcagttttacctctgtctcgtcttgttgatcattcccagctgtgtccaccacctgtgtgtaattcccctgtgtttctctgggtgtatttaagtcatgtcCTCTGTtgttgtagttgctggtccgtctgtgtattcCACCCTGCCTCATCTGTGTTTCTACCATGTCTCAcctgtgtgttctccctgctgtccatCATCAGTCTCCTCTgctcattcaggtttgtgctttgtagttttagttgtttcccagtatagtttagttctCCGTGTTGCCGTTTGCCTCTCcttttgtgttcaataaatcacctttTACACCTTCACGACTGCCTGCGTGTggatcctccttttcctcctccacaCGGCTCctctcactcgccgtgacagtCAGTGAACATCACTCCCTAATCTCAGATCACTTTAATGCATTTCCACTGAAAAGACACTGGCCCTGGTgccaaaaaatcaataaaaatgccCGAAGTTGGCACCACTGGTATCAATTGATATAGGAGGggttaccaaaaaaaaaaaaattcactgaTGACTCACAGATGTAGACCACAGATTCTGTGCAACATGATTTCCTTCCTACAGATATTACTTCTGAGGCATAACGATTTTTCGCAGACCTGTCAAAATGTTTCCTTCTCATAAATCACCAAGAGAGAATCAAATACGCACCACCATCAGAGATTTATACTACAGACCCAGTTGCACAGACCCAGGATATCTTTGCGCTATCTGGATTCACTTACCCTAACACTGGCAATCAGGATAAGCGGTCACGTGTAGCTGGTAATCATCTTGCTAAGTTAACCCAGGATTTCCCCTTTGTGGTCACATGAAAGTGGTGGCATTAGCACTAGAGCAGTAGAGCAGCTGATGTTACACAGGAAGGTGAGAGAATACTATGGGAAAAATATGAAGAAGTTAAACAGGTAATATGCCTGAAAGCAACATAGCTGCTGCAGACAAAGCAGTATGAGGGTATGTAAGAGAAAAAGCGCTTAAGAGTAATATCGTATTAAAATTGTATGTGTTAAGGACTTTGGTTAATAATAACGCTTAGCCTTTCTGAAGCCTGAAAAGAAAGCCAGCAACATACTGACTGTGTAGGTTAACAGATTTATCATATCAAAATGCAAGAAGATATTGATATTAATTGAGTATTtcattaaattaatgtttaaaggGCATTTTTCATTCTTATTCTCTCATCTGCAGTCCCTGTGATGTTTCATGAtctgagaataaataattcatATAAAAACTCAATTCAAACGGAGGCTTAGTCTATGTCCAACAGACCTTAGAATAAGGTCAGCAGGTACAGTGCGGGGCTCTGTTTAAGATCATATATAAATGCTTATAGAGCAATAAGATTGTTACTGATAGTCATCAGGGAAAGATGAAAATTTTAGatgctatttaaaatctaaatgttGTAGTGATGCTGACCACAAGAGTTGTGTATGCTGTGTGAGCACAGTAGATTAGGACAGGTGTAGTGCTACTGTTAAACAAACTAGAATTGTTTCTAGCTTGTTCACAACGCTAATGTGAGCCAGTACTCTGCCAGTGTAGGTATATAATCGACAGCTCAGACACGCTGTGCATAAACTCAGCCGGTCATTCTTATCATTCTAGTAATTTGgaggggtttgtttttgttgtgctatATGAGCTCATAGAGGTGTTCTGTGAAGCAAGATTATAGAATTAGTGAGCTGTCTTGACCTTAAAGTCAGAGTTTTCAGTGTCATGAAAGCGGCTCTCTTTTTACCAGGATAAGTCATCATGATAACAGGTCACTGTTTGAAAACAGCATGTTTTTTAATGATTGCTTAATTTACAACATTTTAAGGTGTGATATAGATTTTCTGCCGGAGCTATATGTTTCATATGCAGCTTGTTAAGCCTACTACTATTACTTTACTAAAACCTCTTAATAATGGGGTCTATAAATGTACAGCTGTGAAAACGGTGCCACTAGAGTGTGTATATATTATTCTGGTGAtgcagaaaatgtttaaatgttgttaTGCCCgattctaatctgctgcctCTTTTACACTGTTTGAACCGCAGCTGCAGGAAGACTGAACACACACCATGAACACCTATCAATCAGTTAAATCAGATTCACGTTGGTCTGCTGACAAACTAAAGTGATTTGCACTTGccagtttaaagtttcagagGTCTAATGTGCAGCCACCATATTAGACATCAACAGCAGCGCTGAGCGCACACTTAGTGGTAACATAAATATATTAACTCAAATTAAAACGTTTACTTCACCACTCTGCCAAATCCCAAGATAAATGACTTTGCATTTCGctgttatattttttcatttctttataggtTTTATGACCACTTTACATCATGATCATCTGATAATGGCTCTAACTGGAGCAGGCAACAGTCACAGGGATCATTTGTGTGAGAAGAATCACTTGACATGTGAAACACGCCTTTTTATGAGAGCTTGAACTTTCTTCTGGTTCCCAGTTCAGTTTCTTTGGAGTTTGGGGCTCTTGCTTAGAACCCCaacttattttgagtttgatatttcttgtgtgttttgttcccTCGCTGTCTCCTTATCTTTTCCTCCCTCAGTTTctgtgcttgtgtttttgtCCTCCATTGTCCCCATGAgtctgttttcatatttaatttgagTCTTCTTGCCTCCATATTTAGCATATCTTCCTAACTTtcgttttctttcatttttacttgatgTCTGATTGTTCTGACATATGTTAAGTGCATTCAGGTATGCCTTGCTCCCTCAGCGTACCCGGGGGTCGATTCACTTACTGTAACACTGGCACTCAAGATAAGCCGGTTTCCTCCAGGGCTTTCATTCCATGTTCACGTGAAAGGGGTGTTGTTGGCAGAATCAGCCACATTTATTAATAAGTTAATGACATCAGACTGTTCATACAAAGAGGTTAAACACGCAATACAGACTGAAAATCTCACAGCAGTTAACTAGCTTTGTAAGGTGATAGATTTACCAATATGACAACTCTAACAATAGGACACAGGAGAATCGGATGGATTTTAACAGAgtattttattaaatgaattTAGTTTTAATTCTCCATTTGTTTCATCCTAATTAAAGGTTTGACACAAATGTCATTCAGTATATTACCAACTCCAAGTCCATCAGAATTAGCTCAGTTTCACTTGTAGACGCTCCAGTGCACAAATGCAATGCAGACAACGCTGTGCTCAGTGGCTTTGACACTTATTGTTGCTCATCACAATGAACTGTTTTCATACTTGAGGTATAACAGACGTCTCAAAATACAAAGctgattaaaaaatgaagtcGAGCATTGTGTAAATCCACGTTTACTTGCTGGGACTGTACATCCTCCCTGCCTTTCTTGACATTTCTTGCTATGATGCTATGAAATGACTTTATATTACCTGTGcgttgaatcatatctgttacaAGGAAAAACCTTATCTTACTAGGAACTCTTTTATGTTATCATACTTTACCTCTTATGCAATGTCTTAACGACGCTGTAGAGTCATATAACAATGAAGCCATCTGTTTGAAATGCAGGCAGTGTTTTCAAATGGAGTTCGTCCTGTAAATTATTCCAAGTCTAAATTACATCTGCGGTGCTGATCAGATGCCACAGGAGGATCTTCAGGAAGAGCATTAACCACAACTTATTATATTCACGTGCAGATGTTTATTCTTCATGACTGAAAATCCATGTACTGATGGTCTCTTCCAGCATATTGTCACCTGCCACGGCAGTACGCTCCTCCCTCAGTTCCTGGCCATGTACAGAGTCACTGTGGAGAGTGAGGACACCTACCTGTTAGTAATGAGGAACATGTTCAGCCACCGACTTCACGTACACAGGAAGTATGACCTCAAGGTAATCCTCCAGAGGCAGTGTATCTCATATGATAGTGTCTTATTACTTTTATCAGCTATTGAAATGCTTAACttaccaaaacatttaaagacaatagtttaaaaaacagaGTGTTAAATGCTTGTGAATTAAAGTTATGCTTCACCCCAAACCATTTATTAATAGTAGACTGTTGGATTTATGGCCACACGTGTATCATCTCTGAGAACACATGAGTGATAATGACTATTCTAGCTTTGAAAGTAATGAGCAAATATGGATCTTTGGCTCAACAGTAACACCGGTCGCTTTCTTCTCTTTCATCAGGGCTCGCTGGTGTCTCGTGAAGCCAGTTTTAAAGAAAAGGTGAGATCAGATTCAGGTAAAGTCAGTCTGTTGTCCACAAGAGTTCCAGTGACGTTTGTCTTTACTGGAAATAAAGCACACGTGTGGCCGTGGAGTGTTTAAGAGGCAGTGATCTATTACAGATGGTTATTTTTACGTCTTCTGACTCAGGCTcaatgaaagagtggctgaatACATTTGAGCTTGTTAATTTTAATTATGATAACCTTGCACTAACATCTCCAGTAAGAAAATGGTCAAAAAAAGCTCGGCTCCACTCGATTATTATACCTTTATTTGGCAATAGCTTTATTGCGATGTCTGatgtgtttggtttcttttttgtacCTGTTCAAATGAAGGaccaaagtgttttgttttagtgcAACACAGCGTGTTGcactaaaaggaaaaatatataatctATGAGGTGGTTATTTCCAAAACCAGTCAAGTGCCTTTCTGGTCTTTAGTTTTTGAAGTGATTTAGTTCTGTGCTCACATCAAGCTGGGAGActcgtgagagagagagagataaacacGAAACgtcaaaaacagcagctgaccCTGACTGATAAACACTCGTCTTTCAACTCCACGCGTCAAGCTTGGAGAGGCCTTTGCgtttaaaaaaagcatctcCACAGCAGTCGAAGCCATTACACGCAGCTATATTTCCATAGGATTCATTTTCAGAATTTCTTTCTAATTTCTCCTTACCAGTGCTTCCCTTGTAAAACTGCAGGTGtccttttttaatatgtttaaatGAAAGACATATATTGAGTCACAGAAActtttgaaaatgcttttttttaatcattaacattttctacaatatttttctacaatattttgctcttttctttttcagaaaagAGACACTCCAATAAAAATGGTAGAAATATCTCagtgaggcaaaaagaaaaactgttgggGTCCAGAAAAGAGGTTCAGTAAATAGCTCAAACTGCCTGAAGACCAAACACAGTAAAGTTTTAGGGTTCATCAAGTCCATTAATTAATAGTGCCAGGCTGACTTTGTAAGCCATTAAAATAAGCGCTTTGCCTGTTGCACAGCGATTGAATTCATAGCTGGTGTGCAGATTACAATGTATCATCGGTTTATTTAGGTATGCATCTTTGATatggttcatttatttatttatcttgtaGTCAGCTCACATGATTATCTGCCATAATGAGCAGGATACAACAACCTATTTATatggtactgtgcaaaagtttcaaGCCCTCGATTTTGTCACGTTTTGTTTCCTGGACCAGATTTTGTTGTGATCTTTGAAATAGTCTTGAGCAgcccaggctttctgaaggtctttttaaatttttctatgaacattggctgctttttcattcattttcagtccaatcCTTGTACCTGCCCATTTTCAAAggaatattgttgttgtttgttaagcTACTTAACATtgacctgtgaatcattcaagcataaaaatgcaCCTAACCCAAGGGATgatccagtgttgtgtctacacataataCACATCTTTGTTAATAGCagtctgtcacaaaaacatataatttcttcccatttctttagttgaatctatgaaaacaaTAACAGAGACAGGCATAACATAGCATttctgcaccaacaaggtgattccaaAAAAGCTTTTACCTGAAAAACTGTGAGTCTTTCAGCCTAAACTTTGATTTTAGCTCACTGAGACTTGTGTAACCTGAAATTAACAAACAATTGTTCAGTACTTGGcgtaatgataatgataatgataatgataatgataatgatacgCCACTAAAAGGCAACATTTCTGTGAAAAAAACCCATCTGATTATTGCCTAACATTGTCTGACGTTTGGACTGATAGCTACATCAATCACCGACTGCAAGTAAAATGATAAAAGCTgaagtgagaaagaaaaacttaGCATACCTGAAGTGGCTGCACGTGTGCTACTGCCCCCACAGTCTGTCTGAAGATGTGGACGTGTTTAGTATTCTGGCTGCTCTCCCCGGTTTGACAGGCTACATCTAAGACTGCAaaccaaaaatgtattttttttctctttgaaatGTGCGCCTGAGGGCAGAGTGTGGAATTATTTTCCTATGTGTAACTGTTATTGTTTGCGCATTGTGACAAATGTGATTTTAAGATTAGACTTTCTTGAATCTTCCCACAGAAAAATCACTTAGCAACAGGCTGTTTTAAACATCAGAAGCCCTCTGTTTGGCCTCCAGCGACGCTGACctagataaaaaagaaaaagatgaagaaatatCTGGTTTAATAGAGGAAGTTTGACTAGCTGCAGAGCTGCGGGAACCTTTGATATTTCCATCTGTACTGattcagaaaacaaaattaTGAAAATGTTATTTGGCTTTAATCATATGAAAATGGAGAAGCTATAAATGTtttgatgaaaagaaaaatgctgttgAATGAATGTTGTAATTCTTTCTATATTTTCAGGTCAAGGAATTGCCCACTTATAAGGATGTGGACTTTATGAATAACATGCAGAAAGTTTATGTGAGTGatgaagagaaggagaaaataATGGACAAGCTCAACAGAGACACTGAGGTAAGAGAGGCGTTGCTTTTTGTGGgggatttttgtgtttcttgtctCTGGTGTGTAATTATTTCTCTCACTGCAGTTTCTTGTACGTATGAGGATCATGGACTACAGCCTGCTGCTCGGTATCCACGATGTCGAAAGAGccgagatggaggaggaggaggaggagatggagctgtccgatgaggaggaagaggatgatgaaAATGGCCTTGCTCCTGCTCCCCACTCCACCTCCCCTGAAGGCATTACCGGCTACATGAACTCCTTCAAACCCATGGGTCCCGGGGATTTCGACCCTTATGTGGATGTGTACGCTATTCAGAGCGCTGTGGGTGAGTCCCGACAGCCGAGATAGGAGCCCTGCGCTTTTTCACCCACCGAAACTTCCTCTCACACTGTGCTGCACAAGATAAGATCATATGCGCAGATCAATATCGCTCGCCAAACACTGTGAATCGCTCCCTTGTAGGTGCGCCCCGTAGGGAGGTGTATTTTATGGGTCTGATTGACGTGCTGACGCAGTACGACACCAAGAAGAAAGCCGCTCACGCTGCCAAGGCTGTCAAACACGGGGTGAGAGATCAGTGCTCTGCAAAGTGTAAAGGGCTGCTTCTACTTATTTCTGAtcgactgtgtgtctgtgttttgtagGCAGGAGCTGAGATCTCAACTGTTCATCCAGAGCAGTACGCTAAACGCTTCAAAGAGTTCATCGCCAAAATCTTTGCCTAGTTCAGGGATTCATTTAATACATGAAGAATTCAGCTTTGCAGTCATCAAAGCATCACCAATAAAGCACTAATAATTTAATAGCATCCTTTTGTTTcccttcctttttaaaaaacatctttACTATTCATGGGATTCTACACTTCGAGACAAGCTGTGCATTTATTCCAAGTGAAGAATTTGCGAAAAGGACTTCTTGGCAGCTCAATGTTGTTAAtgggtttcttttcttttgacgTAAAGGTTTGGCAACACTACTGTTGAGTCTAAGTGACAGCAAGAAATAAAAGATTCCTGAAAGACATCTTTCAAGTTTACACCTGTAAACATCACTAATATGAAGGTATTTGTTTTACTGGCCAAAGATGATAAAATAAGCTTTACACCAGCCACATTATTAGGTACATCTTGCTTGTATTCGCTTGGACTGCCTTAACTCTTCATGGTGTAgattcaacaaagaaaacaaagattttggTCAATGTTGACGTGATAGCATCACTCAGAACATCCATGATTTGAATCTTCTGTTCTACCATACCCAAtctggtgagtgtggagggcaTTTGAATGcagtcatgttaaaaaaaaacagcctgagatgatttgaactttgtgacatggtgcgttATCCTGCTGAAGCAAggtgggtacactgtggtcataaagggatggacatagTAACA
This DNA window, taken from Astatotilapia calliptera chromosome 5, fAstCal1.2, whole genome shotgun sequence, encodes the following:
- the LOC113022604 gene encoding phosphatidylinositol 5-phosphate 4-kinase type-2 gamma-like, which encodes MSSPSATSNSLNTLAPKRKTKKKHFVQQKVKVFRASDPVLSVLMWGVNHSINDLSQVPVPVMLLPDDFKASTKIKVNNHLFNKETLPGQFKFKEYCPQVFRNLRERFGIEDQDFQVSLARSPPLRHDEGKYAGLLLTSYDRTLVIKEISSEEVAEMHNALSAYHQHIVTCHGSTLLPQFLAMYRVTVESEDTYLLVMRNMFSHRLHVHRKYDLKGSLVSREASFKEKVKELPTYKDVDFMNNMQKVYVSDEEKEKIMDKLNRDTEFLVRMRIMDYSLLLGIHDVERAEMEEEEEEMELSDEEEEDDENGLAPAPHSTSPEGITGYMNSFKPMGPGDFDPYVDVYAIQSAVGAPRREVYFMGLIDVLTQYDTKKKAAHAAKAVKHGAGAEISTVHPEQYAKRFKEFIAKIFA